The genomic segment TACTGACCAGCCTTTTGATTGCAGACAATAGCTGATGATCGTTCCCATGATACTACCAATTAAAATCCCCGGAACTGCAAGCATATAACCCTGTTTAAGAACTATTTTATAAATTTGCTTTTTACTTGCCCCTATTGTCCGAAGCTGTCCGAACTCAGCAACTTTTTGTCCAACCGAAATATAGAAAATGCTGTAAATTACAAGTGCGGCAGCTAAAAACAAAATGGCAGCAACTACACCATATACCGCATAATTACTGAAGGACAAAGTTGTATTTACATAATCATAGTAACTGCTGACTGTCCAATTATTCAGTCCAGTCTCCTCTGAAATTTGAGATAATATTTCTGTTGCTTCGTCTTTTGTAAGGGTATCTGCATTTTCAAGCCAAACATATCCATTAAGCAGGTTATTTCCACGTAATTCCCGGCATTTTTCAAGTGAAACAAAAACAGGATAAGCGGTAGAAGTTTTATCATGATAAATACCAACAATAGTATAATTCTTCAAAGTACCATCCAGATTCAACTGAACTATGGCGTTGATTTCCGGAGACTTATTTTCACTGGCAAAAAAGGCATCTGTAACAGCAATTTCACTTGCTTTCTCTGGATATTTTCCGTCAAAGGCAGGAATCAAACTAAGCATGTCATCATCATAATAAATCAGAGACAGTTCTTTAGAATTTTCTTTCACTGTTTTGATATTACAGGAAAGTCCTACACTTTTTACTTCTTCGTTTGCTAACAACTTTTCTTTACTGTCCTGCGTAATGTCAAAGAAAATCCCTTGATGTAATCCTTCGATTTCTTTCTGATTTTGATAAATGATATTTTGCACTGTGAGCAACGACATCATTATCATAGCAACGGCTACAATAATTGCCGAAAGGCAAAATAAGTTTTTCTTCTTATCAAAACGCACACTTTTTCGTGCTAATTTTTTAATTACTGCACTGGTATCATTTTCAAAAGGATAATTCATAATTCCCACCTCCTTTAGCCAACAATTTTACCATCTTCAATCCGTACAATGCGGTCTGCGAGTTGAGCGATCTCGTTGTTGTGAGTAATCATTACAATGGTCTGATTAAATTCTCCGCTGGTATGCTTCAAAAGCCCTAACACATCTGCACTGGTCTTGCTATCAAGATTTCCGGTCGGTTCATCAGCAAGGATAATCGCAGGCTTCGTAATTAAAGCTCGTGCAATCGCTACACGTTGCTGTTGACCGCCTGAAAGATTGTTCGGCATATTTTCCAGTTTATCTTCTAAAGCCAACATATACACAACTTCGTCCATAAATTTCTGGTCTACTGTATCGCCATCCAGTTCCACAGGCAGGACGATATTTTCATATACATTCAAAATCGGAACCAGATTATAATTTTGGAAGATAAATCCGATGTTACGACGGCGGAAAATTGTCAATTCATCATCATTCTTTTTTGCGAGTTCTTCTCCCCGTACAATCACGCTGCCGGAAGTGGGGGTATCAAGTCCTCCCATCATGTGAAGCAATGTAGACTTACCGCTGCCGGAAGTTCCAACTACGGCAACAAATTCTCCCTGTTCCACAGTAAAATTTACACCATTAAGGGCACGAGTAATATTTGGTTCTGTGCCGTAATACTTCTTTAAGTCGATTGTTTGTAAAATGCTCATATTCAAATGCTCCTTTCAAGGCTTTCTATCTGTTGATAAAGCCATTGTAAACCACAAATGTTACACAAATGTCCGAGATAGAAAAAATTTTTATCGAAAATCAGAGTGAAATGTTACAACGCTCGGACATTTCAAAAAAAGTGGTTATATCTTACCTTACAGGAAGCATAATAGAAAATTCTGAGCCTTGCCTCAGCTCTGAAACAACCTTGATATAGCCCCCTTGCCTTGTTACAATCTCACGAGCCAAATACAAACCTATTCCCACACCCTGTTGATCGTGTACTTCTTCCTCACGATAGAAGCGCCGGAAGATGGCAGCCTGATTGCTTTCTGAAATGCCCTTGCCGGTGTCGGTCACTTTGACCTCTACGTACATTTCCCACTGAACCACTGATACAGAAATCTTTCCACCTGACGGAGTGTATTTTACTGCATTGTCCAGCAGATTGAAAAGGGCTTCGCT from the Blautia wexlerae DSM 19850 genome contains:
- a CDS encoding ABC transporter ATP-binding protein translates to MSILQTIDLKKYYGTEPNITRALNGVNFTVEQGEFVAVVGTSGSGKSTLLHMMGGLDTPTSGSVIVRGEELAKKNDDELTIFRRRNIGFIFQNYNLVPILNVYENIVLPVELDGDTVDQKFMDEVVYMLALEDKLENMPNNLSGGQQQRVAIARALITKPAIILADEPTGNLDSKTSADVLGLLKHTSGEFNQTIVMITHNNEIAQLADRIVRIEDGKIVG